One Spiribacter halobius DNA segment encodes these proteins:
- the fabF gene encoding beta-ketoacyl-ACP synthase II: MAQRRVVVTGMGIISPVGNGLEAAWESIRNGRSGIGPIERFDTAAFSVRFGGEVRGFDVEQYLPRKDARKMDPFIHYGIAASVDAMKDAGLEVTEENAERIGVSVGSGIGGIHSIEEGHKSYLDGGPRRITPFFIPSAIINMISGNLSILLGAKGPNLATVTACTTATHNIGLSGRLIAHGDADVMIAGGAEFATTPTGLGGFAAARALSTRNDDPAAASRPWDKGRDGFVLADGAGVLVLEEYEHARRRGAPIYAELCGFGMSGDAHHMTLPAESGEGARRCMENALRDAGMNPDEIDYINAHGTSTKAGDRAEVQAIRATFGDHASRLAVSSTKSMTGHLLGAAGGVEAVFTLLGMRDGVLPPTINLDDPDDDLTLDFVPHEARQAKIRAALSNSFGFGGTNGTVIFRALEG; this comes from the coding sequence GTGGCACAACGGCGTGTAGTGGTCACCGGCATGGGTATCATCTCACCGGTGGGGAACGGACTCGAGGCGGCATGGGAGAGCATCCGCAACGGGCGCAGCGGCATCGGGCCCATCGAGCGCTTTGACACCGCGGCGTTCTCGGTGCGCTTCGGCGGCGAGGTCCGCGGTTTCGACGTGGAGCAGTACCTGCCGCGCAAGGATGCCCGCAAGATGGACCCCTTCATCCACTACGGCATCGCCGCCTCGGTGGACGCGATGAAGGACGCGGGGCTGGAGGTCACCGAGGAGAACGCCGAGCGCATCGGCGTCTCGGTCGGCTCCGGCATCGGCGGCATCCACTCCATCGAGGAGGGCCACAAGAGCTATCTTGATGGCGGCCCGCGCAGGATCACGCCGTTCTTCATCCCGAGTGCCATCATCAACATGATCTCGGGCAACCTCTCCATCCTGCTGGGCGCGAAGGGGCCGAATCTCGCCACCGTCACCGCCTGCACCACCGCCACCCACAACATCGGCCTGTCCGGACGCCTGATCGCCCATGGCGACGCCGATGTCATGATCGCGGGCGGTGCCGAGTTCGCCACCACGCCCACCGGGCTGGGCGGCTTTGCCGCGGCCCGGGCGCTGTCCACCCGCAACGATGACCCCGCCGCGGCAAGCCGCCCCTGGGACAAGGGCCGCGACGGCTTCGTGCTGGCCGATGGCGCCGGCGTGCTGGTGCTCGAGGAGTACGAGCACGCCCGCCGGCGCGGGGCCCCGATCTACGCCGAGCTCTGCGGCTTCGGCATGAGCGGCGATGCCCACCACATGACGCTGCCCGCGGAGAGCGGCGAAGGGGCGCGCCGCTGCATGGAGAATGCCCTGCGCGACGCGGGCATGAACCCGGACGAGATCGACTACATCAACGCCCACGGCACCTCCACCAAGGCCGGCGACCGCGCCGAGGTGCAGGCGATTCGGGCGACCTTTGGCGATCATGCGTCGCGTCTCGCCGTCAGCTCCACCAAATCCATGACCGGGCACCTGCTCGGCGCAGCGGGGGGCGTTGAGGCGGTATTCACGCTGCTCGGCATGCGCGATGGGGTGCTGCCGCCGACCATCAATCTCGACGATCCCGACGACGACCTCACCCTGGACTTCGTGCCCCACGAGGCCCGACAGGCGAAGATCCGGGCGGCGCTCTCGAACTCGTTCGGCTTCGGCGGCACCAACGGCACCGTGATCTTCCGCGCGCTCGAGGGGTGA
- the acpP gene encoding acyl carrier protein — protein MSSIEDRVKKIVVEQLGVKEEEVTSEASFVDDLGADSLDTVELVMALEEEFECEIPDEEAEKITTVQQAIDYINRHLEQ, from the coding sequence ATGAGCAGTATCGAGGACCGCGTTAAGAAGATCGTCGTCGAGCAGCTGGGGGTGAAAGAGGAAGAGGTCACGTCCGAGGCCTCGTTCGTGGACGATCTTGGCGCCGACTCGCTGGATACCGTGGAGCTCGTGATGGCCCTCGAGGAGGAGTTCGAGTGCGAGATCCCTGACGAGGAGGCCGAGAAGATCACGACGGTCCAGCAGGCGATCGACTATATCAACCGGCATCTCGAGCAGTAA
- the fabG gene encoding 3-oxoacyl-ACP reductase FabG, translating into MKIELTGEVALVTGASRGLGRAIAEALGGAGATVIGTATSERGAEAIDTRLRDAGVPGAGVVLDVRERDTIAAVLKDIGSRFGAPSILVNNAGITRDTLMMRMGDDDWDAVIDTNLSAVYRVSRAVLRGMMKARHGRIISIGSVVGLMGNAGQTNYAAAKAGLLGFTRSLAREVGSRGITVNAVAPGFIATDMTDELGEAQRDALLQQTPLGRLGAPEDIAAAVCFLASAQAGYITGETLNVNGGLYMS; encoded by the coding sequence ATGAAGATCGAACTGACGGGCGAGGTCGCCCTGGTGACGGGCGCGAGCCGCGGGCTCGGTCGGGCCATCGCCGAGGCCCTGGGCGGCGCCGGGGCTACGGTCATCGGCACGGCCACCTCGGAGCGCGGCGCCGAAGCCATCGATACGCGGCTGCGCGATGCCGGCGTACCCGGGGCCGGCGTCGTCCTGGACGTCCGCGAGCGCGACACCATCGCCGCGGTGCTGAAGGATATCGGCAGCCGCTTCGGTGCCCCCAGCATTCTCGTCAATAACGCCGGGATCACCCGCGACACGCTCATGATGCGCATGGGTGACGATGACTGGGACGCGGTCATCGACACCAACCTGAGCGCGGTCTACCGCGTCAGCCGCGCCGTGCTGCGCGGCATGATGAAGGCCCGCCACGGCCGCATCATCAGCATCGGCTCGGTGGTGGGCCTCATGGGCAATGCCGGGCAGACCAACTATGCTGCCGCCAAGGCGGGGCTGCTGGGCTTCACCCGCTCGCTGGCCCGTGAGGTGGGCAGCCGGGGGATCACGGTCAATGCCGTGGCGCCGGGCTTCATCGCCACGGACATGACCGACGAGCTCGGCGAGGCGCAGCGCGACGCGCTGCTCCAGCAGACGCCGCTGGGCCGCCTGGGCGCGCCCGAGGACATCGCCGCCGCGGTGTGTTTCCTCGCCTCCGCCCAGGCAGGCTATATCACGGGGGAGACGCTCAACGTCAACGGCGGCCTGTACATGAGCTGA
- the fabD gene encoding ACP S-malonyltransferase, which translates to MTRRDDLAFLFPGQGSQSVGMLDALAERHASVQKTFIEASAALDEDLWRLTQEGPQEQLNRTDTTQPVMLTAGVAVWRAWQAGGGPQPARLAGHSLGEYTALVCAGSLDFADAVRLVRDRGRFMQDAVPEGQGAIAAVLGLDDERIGEVCAEAAGDEVVEPVNYNAPGQVVIAGHVGAVERALEAARAAGAKRAVKLPMSVPAHCSLMRPAAERLATRLAEVDIREPQIPVLHNVDVSEAGTPDEIRERLVAQVRSPVLWTGIIRALAAAGIQQAVECGPGKVLAGLNRRIERGMGIAAVYDPDTLARTLETLESA; encoded by the coding sequence ATGACACGACGTGACGATCTTGCCTTCCTCTTCCCGGGTCAGGGCTCCCAGTCGGTGGGTATGCTGGACGCCCTGGCGGAGCGCCATGCCTCCGTGCAGAAGACCTTCATCGAGGCATCGGCCGCGCTGGACGAGGACCTCTGGCGCCTGACCCAGGAGGGCCCCCAGGAGCAGCTCAACCGCACCGACACCACCCAGCCGGTGATGCTCACCGCCGGCGTGGCCGTGTGGCGCGCCTGGCAGGCGGGTGGCGGCCCACAGCCGGCGCGGCTCGCCGGCCACAGTCTCGGCGAATACACCGCGCTGGTCTGCGCCGGCAGCCTCGACTTCGCCGACGCCGTCCGGCTCGTGCGGGACCGCGGGCGCTTCATGCAGGACGCGGTGCCGGAAGGGCAGGGCGCAATCGCCGCCGTGCTCGGCCTCGACGACGAGCGCATCGGCGAGGTCTGCGCGGAGGCGGCTGGGGACGAGGTCGTGGAGCCGGTGAACTACAACGCCCCGGGGCAGGTGGTGATCGCCGGGCACGTCGGGGCGGTGGAGCGCGCCCTGGAGGCTGCCAGGGCTGCCGGGGCCAAGCGCGCCGTGAAGCTGCCGATGAGCGTGCCGGCGCACTGCTCGCTGATGCGCCCGGCCGCCGAGCGCCTCGCCACGCGTCTGGCGGAGGTGGACATCCGTGAGCCGCAGATCCCGGTGCTGCACAACGTCGACGTCAGCGAGGCGGGGACCCCGGACGAGATTCGCGAGCGCCTGGTGGCGCAGGTGCGCTCGCCGGTACTCTGGACCGGGATCATTCGCGCGCTAGCCGCCGCGGGCATCCAGCAGGCGGTGGAATGCGGACCCGGCAAGGTGCTTGCCGGCCTCAACCGGCGCATCGAGCGCGGCATGGGCATCGCCGCCGTCTACGATCCGGATACCCTGGCGCGAACCCTGGAGACACTGGAGTCGGCATGA